One genomic window of Pseudomonas sp. LFM046 includes the following:
- a CDS encoding protein YgfX codes for MSSPSEVFECHWRPSRRLLALYLILSFLAVLALSVADVPFWARLAGVLACAAHAAWCLPRQILLTSPKAFTGLRLDGDGWQLWRAADGWRSVQLRPDSLALPQAVILRFRLSGEWWGRGLCIPADALDQEQHRRLRVRLGFSRRRWAEPG; via the coding sequence GTGTCCAGCCCAAGTGAAGTTTTCGAGTGCCATTGGCGCCCCTCGCGGCGCCTGCTGGCCCTTTACCTGATCCTGTCGTTCCTGGCCGTCCTGGCCTTGTCGGTTGCCGATGTTCCCTTCTGGGCGCGGCTCGCCGGCGTCCTTGCCTGCGCTGCACACGCCGCCTGGTGCCTGCCCAGGCAGATTCTCCTGACTTCCCCCAAGGCTTTTACCGGGTTGCGCCTGGATGGCGACGGCTGGCAACTCTGGCGTGCCGCCGACGGCTGGCGTTCGGTCCAGCTGCGGCCGGACAGCCTCGCGCTGCCGCAGGCGGTGATCCTGCGTTTCCGTCTGTCGGGAGAATGGTGGGGGAGGGGGCTGTGCATTCCGGCGGATGCCCTCGATCAGGAGCAGCACCGCCGGTTGCGGGTGAGGCTGGGGTTCAGTCGCCGAAGGTGGGCGGAACCAGGATAG
- a CDS encoding succinate dehydrogenase assembly factor 2, protein MADAIELNRLFWHSRRGMLELDVLLVPFVQEVYPSLDAEDQARYRKLLECEDQDMFGWFMQRGEPEDADLRRMVRMILDRVQPK, encoded by the coding sequence ATGGCCGACGCAATTGAACTGAACCGACTCTTCTGGCACAGCCGTCGCGGCATGCTCGAACTGGATGTGCTGCTGGTCCCCTTCGTGCAGGAGGTCTATCCGAGTCTCGACGCCGAAGACCAGGCTCGCTACCGCAAGCTGCTGGAGTGCGAGGACCAGGACATGTTCGGCTGGTTCATGCAGCGTGGCGAGCCGGAAGATGCGGACCTGCGCCGCATGGTTCGCATGATCCTGGACCGTGTCCAGCCCAAGTGA